The Glycine soja cultivar W05 chromosome 8, ASM419377v2, whole genome shotgun sequence genome has a window encoding:
- the LOC114422438 gene encoding acyl-protein thioesterase 2-like — protein sequence MSYPHYHMGSGSRTARRSLEFGKTHVVRPKGKHQATIVWLHGLGDNGLSSYQLLESLPLPNIKWICPTAPTRPVTILGGFSCTAWFDMGELSEDGPDDWEGLDASASHIANLLSTEPADVKVGIGGFSMGAAVAQYSATCFAMGRYGNGIPYPVNLRAVVGLSGWLPGSRSLRNKIEVSHEARRRAASLPVLLSHGISDDVVLYKYGEKSAQSLSSAGFRYITFKSYDGLGHYTVPREMDEVSNWLSSRLGLGGST from the exons ATGAGCTATCCACATTATCATATGGGCTCTG GTAGTAGAACTGCTAGGAGAAGCTTGGAGTTTGGGAAGACACATGTGGTGAGGCCAAAAGGAAAACACCAAGCTACTATAGTTTGGCTGCATGGTCTTGGTGACAATGGTTTGAG CTCTTATCAGCTGCTGGAATCTCTTCCACTTCCAAAT ATAAAATGGATTTGCCCAACTGCTCCTACCCGTCCTGTAACCATACTTGGTGGTTTTTCTTGCACTGcat GGTTTGATATGGGAGAACTTTCAGAAGATGGTCCAGATGATTGGGAGGGTTTAGATGCCTCAGCATCACATATTGCCAACTTGTTGTCAACAGAGCCAGCTGATG TGAAAGTAGGAATTGGAGGCTTCAGTATGGGTGCTGCAGTAGCTCAATACTCTGCAACTTGTTTTGCCATGGGAAGGTATGGAAATGGCATCCCTTACCCTGTCAACCTAAGAGCAGTTGTTGGACTCAGTGGCTGGCTTCCAGGATCAAG GAGCTTAAGGAACAAAATTGAAGTGTCACATGAAGCAAGAAGGCGAGCTGCTTCGTTACCTGTTTTGCTGAGCCATGGAATCA GTGATGATGTAGTCCTCTACAAATACGGAGAGAAATCAGCTCAATCCTTAAGTTCAGCAGGGTTTCGATACATTACATTCAAATCCTATGATGG GCTTGGTCATTATACCGTTCCTAGGGAGATGGATGAGGTCTCTAATTGGCTTAGCTCAAGGCTGGGGCTTGGGGGATCCACATGA